Proteins from a genomic interval of Cottoperca gobio chromosome 8, fCotGob3.1, whole genome shotgun sequence:
- the hmox1a gene encoding heme oxygenase 1a, with protein METMKSARTNDAGDVGRDLSEQIKAATKDIHVRAENTQLMLSYQKGQISLPQYKLLLCSLYEIYKVLEEELDRNSSHPAVAPIYFPQELARLETLERDLEHFFGSDWRKCVIVPAATHRYEQRLRKIGAESPELLVAHAYTRYLGDLSGGQVLGKITQKSLGLSSKEGLSFFSFPGVNSPHRFKQLYRSRMNSIELTEEERAALLEEAVAAFEFNIEVFDDLQKMLSVATETADQSEGNVVKTSMFPSLPSMQFTVGLCIALTTIGMGIYAL; from the exons GGATTTATCGGAGCAGATTAAAGCCGCCACTAAGGACATTCATGTCagagctgaaaacacacagctgatgcTGAGTTACCAGAAGGGGCAGATCAGCCTGCCACAGTACAAG CTCCTGCTGTGCTCCCTCTACGAGATCTACAAAGTGCTGGAAGAGGAGCTGGACAGAAACTCTTCCCATCCAGCTGTGGCACCGATATACTTCCCTCAGGAACTCGCCCGTCTGGAAACACTGGAAAGAGATCTGGAGCATTTCTTTGGCTCAGACTGGAGGAAGTGTGTGATTGTTCCCGCAGCCACGCACAGATATGAACAGAGACTACGGAAG ATTGGCGCAGAGAGCCCAGAGCTGCTGGTGGCCCACGCCTACACTCGTTATCTCGGTGACCTATCGGGAGGTCAAGTGCTGGGAAAAATCACCCAGAAGTCTCTCGGGCTGAGCAGCAAAGAGGGGCTTTCGTTCTTCTCCTTCCCCGGCGTGAACAGCCCCCACCGCTTCAAGCAGCTGTACAGGAGCCGGATGAACAGCATCGAGctgacggaggaggagagggcgGCGCTGCTGGAGGAGGCCGTCGCCGCATTCGAGTTCAACATTGAG GTTTTCGATGACTTGCAGAAAATGTTGAGTGTCGCAACAGAAACAGCGGACCAATCCGAGGGCAATGTTGTCAAAACTTCCATGTTCCCATCTTTACCCAGCATGCAGTTCACCGTGGGATTATGCATTGCACTAACCACTATTGGAATGGGAATCTATGCCTTGTAG